The following coding sequences lie in one Saimiri boliviensis isolate mSaiBol1 chromosome 6, mSaiBol1.pri, whole genome shotgun sequence genomic window:
- the LOC141584931 gene encoding uncharacterized protein LOC141584931: MYSGGHNRDHDCEKVDSSPTPGLVCAKATHMGTSSHQLYLLPPSPASLFLEFIGDPKPPAWKRYLLAVLMFFSACLQTLFKQQNTYWLKVLQMRLQSAIACLVYRKELPIGSPVPTSVQETAYLEVKLGRSCLSAASVLATPSKSQRMVKTTFGIF; this comes from the exons ATGTACAGTGGGGGACATAACCGAGATCATGATTGTGAAAAAGTTGACTcatcccccacacctggcctggtttgtGCAAAAGCAACACACATGGgcacctcctctcaccagctttaccttctccctccttcccctgcgagccttttcctggagtttattggtgatCCCAAGCCTCCGGCCTGGAAGCGCTACCTCCTCGCGGTGCTGATGTTCTTCTCGGCCTGCCTGCAAACGCTGTTTAAGCAGCAGAACACGTACTGGCTCAAGGTGTtgcagatgaggctgcagtcGGCCATCGCTTGTCTGGTGTACAGAAAG GAACTTCCCAtaggcagcccagtccccacctctgtccagGAGACAGCATACCTGGAAGTGAAGTTGGGTCggtcctgcctcagtgctgcttctgttttag ccaccccgagtAAATCCCAACGCATGgtgaaaaccacatttggaatattttag